A genome region from Natronosalvus rutilus includes the following:
- a CDS encoding DUF7109 family protein produces the protein MGTGLDQRTSDELAGIVDLFGGLTRTELERALSEVAFRADGQSVDEDAAAGAIEASLDAFALVRYELRGNGHATDGGTESGDGDALFVPGPTAFPRTPEHAEDLPHILDVSPRDPDQDAVGEAARDRFLADVETVLEGEGGRGDGSENVDGSDDGTENVDETAIENLIDLSYDLEAWAPLDLTAERTRLVEALEDA, from the coding sequence ATGGGGACCGGACTCGATCAGCGGACGAGCGACGAACTCGCCGGGATCGTCGACCTCTTCGGCGGGCTCACCCGGACGGAACTCGAGCGCGCCCTCTCGGAAGTCGCGTTCCGCGCGGACGGGCAGTCGGTCGACGAGGACGCTGCAGCGGGAGCGATCGAGGCGTCGCTGGACGCGTTCGCGCTGGTTCGCTACGAACTCCGTGGCAACGGTCACGCCACCGACGGAGGCACCGAGAGCGGTGACGGGGACGCGCTCTTCGTCCCCGGTCCGACCGCGTTCCCTCGCACCCCCGAGCACGCGGAGGACCTTCCGCACATTCTCGACGTGTCGCCACGTGACCCCGACCAGGACGCGGTCGGGGAGGCCGCCCGAGACCGATTTTTGGCGGACGTCGAGACGGTGCTCGAGGGTGAGGGTGGGCGTGGCGACGGTAGCGAGAACGTGGACGGGAGCGACGACGGTACCGAGAACGTGGACGAGACAGCCATCGAGAACCTGATCGACCTGAGCTACGACCTCGAAGCGTGGGCTCCGCTCGACCTGACGGCCGAACGAACCAGACTCGTCGAGGCGCTAGAGGACGCCTGA
- a CDS encoding DUF7285 family protein, giving the protein MDRSNRRGQTEPLAALVAVATVCLALGVYAGALSGMGQTSSDRSVAEPTLEAVHATIAADCVYDPNGPDDPVAKIPTDRLPSDRTVTVTVLALEEGHPETGRWVKYVDGRYERGSATGDRPPSPAPTHGGSADDTATRAIAILEPSGKVASATLHVEVRS; this is encoded by the coding sequence TTGGACCGTTCGAACCGGCGCGGGCAAACCGAACCGCTCGCCGCACTTGTGGCCGTCGCTACGGTCTGTCTCGCACTCGGCGTGTACGCCGGTGCACTCTCAGGGATGGGGCAGACGAGCAGCGATCGCTCCGTTGCAGAACCCACGCTCGAGGCAGTGCACGCGACCATCGCCGCCGACTGCGTCTACGATCCGAATGGGCCAGACGACCCGGTCGCAAAGATCCCGACGGATCGACTGCCCAGCGACCGGACCGTGACGGTGACGGTACTGGCGCTCGAGGAAGGTCATCCAGAAACGGGACGCTGGGTGAAGTACGTCGACGGTCGGTACGAGCGTGGCTCTGCAACGGGTGACCGCCCGCCCTCACCCGCCCCGACGCACGGAGGGAGCGCTGACGACACCGCGACCCGTGCGATAGCCATCCTCGAGCCCTCGGGGAAGGTGGCGAGCGCCACGCTCCACGTGGAGGTCCGGTCGTGA
- a CDS encoding tubulin/FtsZ family protein, which produces MKVALIGIGQAGGKVVERLTKFDAEMDFDAVQGAFAINSATPDLQSLEHVETHLIGADRVNGHGVGGDNELGAEIMQSDVQEVLGDLDGHVTSRSEAIFVVAGLGGGTGSGGAPVLVHHLQQVYDIPVYALGILPGRNEGSLYQANAGRSLKTIVREADATILVDNDAWHSQGESVESGFESINQNIAQRFGLLFASGEAVEGVGESVVDSSEVINTLRQGGIAALGYASAPASDDSTQNIRSVMSVSRQALLTGTSLPEARVGDAALLVIAGKPETIPRKGVEKARRWLEDETESMQVRGGDFPLDSDRIAALVLLGGVERSDRIQEFLDRARAAQRVEDEKAAGDPADAFANDELENLF; this is translated from the coding sequence ATGAAAGTAGCCCTGATTGGTATCGGCCAGGCCGGTGGAAAGGTGGTCGAGCGCCTCACGAAATTCGACGCTGAAATGGACTTCGACGCCGTCCAGGGAGCGTTCGCCATCAACTCCGCGACCCCGGACCTCCAGTCGCTCGAGCACGTCGAGACGCACCTGATCGGTGCCGACCGGGTGAACGGGCACGGCGTCGGCGGCGACAACGAACTCGGTGCGGAGATCATGCAGTCGGACGTCCAGGAGGTGCTCGGCGACCTCGACGGCCACGTCACCTCCAGGTCCGAGGCCATCTTCGTCGTGGCCGGTCTCGGCGGCGGCACCGGGAGCGGTGGCGCGCCGGTCCTCGTCCACCACCTTCAGCAGGTCTACGACATTCCAGTCTACGCGCTCGGCATCCTCCCCGGGCGGAACGAGGGGTCGCTGTACCAGGCGAACGCGGGCCGATCGCTGAAGACAATCGTTCGCGAGGCCGACGCGACGATCCTCGTCGACAACGACGCCTGGCACAGCCAGGGTGAGAGCGTCGAGAGCGGATTCGAGTCGATCAATCAAAACATCGCGCAACGATTCGGCCTGCTCTTCGCGTCGGGCGAGGCCGTCGAGGGCGTCGGCGAGAGCGTCGTCGACTCGAGCGAGGTCATCAACACGCTTCGCCAGGGTGGAATCGCCGCGCTGGGGTACGCGAGCGCGCCGGCGAGCGACGACAGCACGCAGAACATTCGAAGCGTGATGAGTGTCTCCAGGCAGGCGTTGCTCACCGGAACGAGTTTGCCGGAGGCTCGGGTCGGCGACGCGGCGTTACTGGTCATCGCCGGGAAGCCGGAGACGATTCCGCGCAAAGGAGTCGAGAAGGCGCGGCGCTGGCTCGAGGACGAGACCGAGAGCATGCAGGTTCGAGGTGGGGACTTCCCCCTCGATAGCGACCGAATAGCCGCGCTGGTCCTGCTGGGCGGCGTCGAACGCTCCGACCGGATTCAGGAGTTCCTCGACCGCGCGCGTGCGGCCCAGCGAGTCGAGGACGAGAAAGCGGCCGGCGACCCGGCTGACGCCTTCGCGAACGACGAACTCGAGAATCTGTTCTGA
- a CDS encoding HVO_0758 family zinc finger protein, which produces MKSIRKALREGELEKDTYERVTCAECGKPLKTENDPDTITTIRRCPNCEREWKEIR; this is translated from the coding sequence ATGAAATCTATCCGGAAGGCACTCCGCGAAGGGGAACTCGAGAAAGACACCTACGAGCGAGTGACCTGCGCCGAGTGCGGGAAACCGCTGAAGACGGAGAACGACCCGGACACGATCACCACGATCCGGCGGTGTCCGAACTGCGAGCGGGAGTGGAAGGAGATTCGCTAG
- a CDS encoding aldo/keto reductase, with translation MATGPATWEYRDDHYEEFGRTYFRRYGDGLLSSIGLGTYLGEPTDDVDEGYEAAILRALKRGCNVLDTAINYRCQRSEHVVGRALERTDIDRDAIFVATKGGFVPFDGERPDDPGEYVRETYVEPGLVDREDLATGSHCIAPDYIEDQLDRSLENLDTHVDLYYVHNPETQLRDRSREAVYDQLEATFVRLEERAAAGDLSHYGVATWEAFRVPEDHPSYLSIGEIVERARAAASEAGTGGTHFRAIQLPFNVAMADAFTVASQPGPDGPQSVLQFATEAGLNVFTSASIAQGKLTSDLPEDVATILEGDSPVQRAINFARSAPGVTTSLVGMSRPEHVEENVDAGRFDPLGASTFDELFVGPDSDSGES, from the coding sequence ATGGCAACCGGACCGGCGACGTGGGAATACCGCGACGACCACTACGAGGAGTTCGGGCGAACGTACTTCAGGCGCTACGGCGACGGGCTGCTCTCGAGTATCGGCCTCGGGACCTACCTCGGCGAACCGACGGACGACGTCGACGAGGGCTACGAGGCAGCCATCCTGCGAGCGCTCAAGCGAGGGTGTAACGTGCTCGACACCGCGATCAACTACCGGTGCCAGCGGAGCGAACACGTCGTCGGGCGAGCCCTCGAGCGGACGGATATCGACCGCGACGCGATTTTCGTCGCGACGAAGGGCGGCTTCGTACCCTTCGACGGGGAGCGCCCGGACGACCCGGGCGAGTACGTCAGGGAAACGTACGTGGAGCCTGGACTCGTCGACCGCGAGGACCTCGCCACGGGGAGCCACTGCATCGCCCCCGACTACATCGAGGACCAACTGGATCGGTCCCTCGAGAACCTCGACACGCACGTCGACCTCTACTACGTGCACAACCCGGAGACCCAGTTGCGAGATCGGTCCCGAGAGGCAGTTTACGACCAGCTCGAGGCGACGTTCGTCCGTCTCGAGGAGCGGGCTGCCGCGGGAGATCTCTCACACTACGGCGTGGCGACCTGGGAGGCGTTCCGCGTCCCGGAGGATCACCCGTCGTACCTCTCTATCGGCGAGATCGTCGAGCGCGCCCGCGCCGCCGCGAGCGAAGCGGGCACGGGTGGCACGCACTTTCGGGCGATTCAGCTCCCGTTCAACGTCGCGATGGCCGACGCGTTCACGGTCGCGAGCCAACCGGGCCCGGACGGGCCACAGAGCGTCCTCCAGTTTGCCACCGAAGCCGGGCTCAACGTGTTCACGAGTGCGAGCATCGCCCAGGGTAAACTCACGAGCGACCTTCCAGAAGACGTGGCGACGATTCTCGAGGGGGACTCGCCGGTCCAGCGAGCGATCAACTTCGCTCGGTCGGCACCGGGGGTAACGACGTCGCTGGTCGGTATGAGCCGCCCCGAACACGTCGAGGAGAACGTCGATGCCGGGCGATTCGACCCGCTCGGTGCGTCGACGTTCGACGAGCTCTTCGTGGGGCCCGACAGCGATTCCGGCGAGTCCTAG
- a CDS encoding DUF5791 family protein, with translation MFYEQRLSVPDTRDSLRTEYDDDLRSALEHAGLEQAEIETDVDRLKLEALRDGEAPDLTLEEAAQIQSLQDGEPDPETIVELAGEHLLLGMTTAVVDVDTLAADLDGGLGATEIQQKIERRAPMTFEEYVAIQYAIVDRGM, from the coding sequence ATGTTCTACGAGCAGCGCCTTTCCGTCCCGGACACTCGCGACTCGCTTCGAACCGAATACGACGACGACCTTCGATCGGCACTCGAGCACGCTGGCCTCGAGCAAGCCGAGATCGAAACCGACGTCGACCGATTGAAACTGGAGGCGCTCCGCGACGGGGAGGCACCGGACCTGACCCTCGAGGAAGCCGCCCAAATTCAGTCGCTTCAGGATGGCGAGCCTGACCCGGAGACGATCGTCGAACTGGCGGGTGAACACCTGCTGTTGGGGATGACGACGGCCGTCGTCGACGTGGATACGCTCGCGGCCGACCTCGACGGCGGCCTCGGCGCCACGGAGATTCAACAGAAAATCGAGCGCCGCGCACCGATGACGTTCGAGGAGTACGTCGCGATTCAGTACGCGATCGTCGATCGCGGTATGTGA
- a CDS encoding SDR family oxidoreductase — protein sequence MRVAILGCGYVGLELGRQLEDRGHEAIGVRRSVDGLAVVENAGFDAIQADVTDASALEAVPDVDAIVFAASSGGRGAEAARDVYVEGLETAIRAFSERANQPARLVYTSSTGVHGDHGGDWVDEETPIEPTTEKTEVLAAAERIALERPPEYGFEGTVARFAGLYGPDRYRLERYLEGPVTEGYLNMVHRDDAAGAVRYLLEHDLGRGEVVQVVDDEPALKWAFADWLAEQCGRDPPERRTKAERLEAGDLTAAARRRILTSKRCSNTKLRELGYEFEYPTYREGYESAIAAYLGETPS from the coding sequence ATGCGCGTCGCTATTCTCGGCTGTGGGTACGTGGGCCTGGAACTGGGCCGTCAGCTCGAGGACCGAGGCCACGAGGCGATCGGTGTTCGTCGATCCGTCGACGGACTCGCGGTGGTCGAGAACGCCGGTTTCGACGCCATCCAGGCCGACGTGACTGACGCGTCGGCGCTGGAGGCCGTCCCCGACGTCGATGCAATCGTCTTCGCCGCAAGCAGCGGTGGACGAGGTGCGGAGGCCGCTCGAGACGTGTACGTCGAGGGGCTCGAGACCGCGATTAGGGCGTTCAGCGAACGAGCCAACCAGCCGGCACGTCTCGTCTACACGTCCTCGACTGGCGTTCACGGCGATCACGGCGGGGACTGGGTCGACGAGGAGACGCCCATCGAGCCGACCACCGAGAAGACCGAGGTGCTGGCAGCGGCCGAACGAATCGCCCTCGAGCGGCCACCCGAGTACGGTTTCGAAGGGACGGTTGCCCGCTTTGCGGGCCTCTACGGCCCGGACCGGTATCGCCTGGAGCGCTATCTCGAGGGACCGGTTACCGAGGGGTACCTGAACATGGTCCATCGAGACGATGCCGCCGGTGCGGTTCGATACCTCCTCGAGCACGACCTCGGTCGCGGCGAAGTCGTGCAAGTGGTCGACGACGAACCGGCGTTGAAGTGGGCGTTCGCGGACTGGCTGGCCGAGCAGTGTGGGCGCGATCCGCCCGAAAGGCGAACGAAAGCAGAGCGACTCGAGGCCGGGGATCTCACGGCGGCGGCCCGGCGTCGAATCCTGACGAGCAAGCGGTGTTCGAACACGAAATTGCGCGAACTGGGATACGAGTTCGAGTACCCGACCTATCGGGAGGGATACGAGTCAGCGATAGCGGCGTATCTGGGAGAAACGCCCTCGTAG
- a CDS encoding DR2241 family protein: protein MEATGWRVADEVLEAFLETVLETDEDDQPVIDFDGLVAERLADGSTYRLETSTTTVEIEASTVANATERSMDELRQSLEPIGPFVTNWYVWERTVGGRETARRAFLRWCEGAPLDDPKVETVASKTDTSDVLDRYDALESGVVRHWGELQITTRLATEDGGCTGTGTGTGTGAGERVYEIRHVQDADATDETLEDHDDPRDAREIVTYDADGRYRPLKTAPTLVAGWRFAGLSGDDLVETVRTIYPATVANWHREQCGDLDVDHWLETAERQTGIYDVIDELPRETLEWLTEACCVDSQCLKRREWEYAADDPIDTDPGDGVFPCREPCSLVIAAARKWAILESEEEKTWELELTTTEMNQLAEIVDAVADGRVDEIREADVYDGANRYRARYLRAKRMDDGSLGEGATNR, encoded by the coding sequence TTGGAGGCGACGGGGTGGCGAGTCGCCGACGAAGTACTCGAGGCGTTCCTCGAAACGGTACTCGAGACTGACGAGGACGACCAACCGGTAATCGACTTCGACGGACTCGTCGCGGAGCGACTCGCGGACGGGTCGACCTACCGGCTCGAAACCTCGACCACGACCGTCGAAATCGAGGCGTCGACCGTCGCCAACGCGACGGAGCGATCGATGGACGAGTTGCGTCAGTCGCTCGAGCCGATCGGCCCCTTCGTCACGAACTGGTACGTCTGGGAGCGGACGGTCGGCGGCCGCGAAACCGCCCGGCGCGCGTTCTTGCGATGGTGTGAGGGGGCGCCGCTGGACGATCCGAAGGTCGAGACAGTAGCGTCGAAAACGGACACGAGCGACGTCCTCGATCGATACGACGCCCTCGAGTCGGGCGTCGTCCGTCACTGGGGCGAACTCCAGATCACGACTCGCCTCGCGACCGAGGATGGTGGTTGCACCGGTACCGGCACCGGCACTGGCACAGGAGCCGGCGAACGCGTCTACGAGATCCGCCACGTCCAGGACGCCGACGCCACCGACGAGACGCTCGAGGATCACGACGACCCTCGCGACGCTCGCGAAATCGTCACTTACGACGCGGACGGGCGGTACCGGCCGCTGAAGACCGCGCCGACGCTCGTGGCGGGGTGGCGCTTCGCCGGCCTGTCGGGTGACGACCTGGTCGAAACCGTCCGCACGATCTACCCCGCCACAGTCGCCAACTGGCACCGCGAACAATGCGGCGACCTCGACGTCGACCACTGGCTCGAGACGGCCGAGCGCCAGACCGGCATCTACGACGTGATCGACGAACTCCCGCGAGAGACCCTCGAGTGGCTGACCGAGGCCTGCTGCGTCGACTCCCAGTGTCTCAAACGCCGCGAGTGGGAGTACGCGGCCGACGATCCGATCGACACCGACCCTGGCGACGGCGTCTTCCCCTGCCGGGAACCCTGCTCGCTCGTCATCGCGGCGGCCCGGAAGTGGGCCATCCTCGAGAGTGAGGAGGAGAAGACGTGGGAACTCGAGTTGACGACCACCGAGATGAACCAACTGGCCGAAATCGTCGACGCCGTGGCCGACGGGCGAGTCGACGAGATCCGCGAGGCGGACGTCTACGACGGTGCGAACCGCTACCGGGCGCGATACCTCCGCGCGAAGCGAATGGACGACGGCTCGCTCGGCGAGGGAGCGACCAATCGCTAG
- a CDS encoding NUDIX hydrolase, which translates to MTTRRLTLEAVIDFQPTEIDDQPYDAAVLAPVIDRDGEDHLLFTRRADHLGEHPGQMSFPGGGREPHDDSILETALREADEEIGLKPSAVDVVGQLDDIRTVTEYAVTPFVGRIPDRSYDPDEREVAEIVVLPLSGFLDPDNYEYDRRDHPYYGDIVIHYFHVDGYTVWGATGRILVQLLELSTPFEAPERVERSQY; encoded by the coding sequence ATGACGACACGACGGCTCACACTCGAGGCGGTCATCGACTTTCAGCCCACCGAGATAGACGACCAGCCGTACGATGCCGCCGTGCTCGCCCCCGTGATCGACCGCGACGGCGAGGACCACCTGCTCTTTACGCGCCGGGCCGACCACCTCGGGGAACACCCCGGCCAGATGAGTTTTCCCGGCGGCGGCAGGGAGCCACACGACGACTCGATCCTCGAGACCGCCCTCCGAGAGGCCGACGAAGAGATCGGCCTCAAGCCGTCGGCGGTCGACGTGGTCGGCCAGTTAGACGACATTCGGACGGTCACGGAGTACGCCGTGACGCCGTTCGTCGGGCGAATTCCGGATCGTTCGTACGACCCGGACGAGCGCGAGGTCGCCGAAATCGTCGTCCTGCCGCTCTCGGGGTTTCTCGACCCGGACAACTACGAGTACGACAGACGCGACCACCCCTACTACGGTGACATCGTCATCCACTACTTTCACGTCGACGGCTACACCGTCTGGGGGGCGACGGGTCGCATTCTCGTCCAGTTGCTCGAGCTGTCGACGCCGTTCGAGGCGCCCGAGCGGGTCGAACGCTCGCAGTACTGA
- a CDS encoding glycosyl transferase family 2 — translation MEYTQERVATLHRLTEAPVGFDGLEPVLERTVVVVPMTDREQERPAATGVLSALESIRPAPERVIVPVRADPDRIESFRVWAESFDLSVQVLWCNAPAVEKLLARKELDGDLGKGRDVWLALGPAIAQGEYVVVHDADATSFRPDHVVRLLEPLAMGYDFSKGYYARVEDGRLYGRLCRLLYEPLVEAVRADHDDPVVEYLAAFRYALAGEFAVTADLASRLRPPRAWGLEVATLGDAFEHASFEGSAQVDLGIHRHDHRNVDGDAGLEGMSRDVASSILRVLEANDVDVDYETLATRYRTVADRLIDQYAADAAFNDLSYDRDGEREQVTRYARSLTPPKGERRLPPWAAAPVEPDALVQAATPWTPSAASLESTTQD, via the coding sequence ATGGAGTACACCCAGGAGCGCGTCGCCACGCTCCACCGACTGACGGAGGCCCCCGTCGGATTCGACGGCCTCGAACCCGTTCTCGAGCGGACCGTCGTCGTCGTGCCGATGACGGATCGGGAACAGGAGCGGCCCGCAGCGACGGGCGTCCTGTCGGCGCTCGAGTCGATTCGGCCGGCCCCCGAACGCGTGATCGTTCCGGTCCGGGCCGACCCCGACCGGATCGAGTCGTTTCGCGTGTGGGCCGAGTCGTTCGACCTGTCGGTCCAGGTGCTGTGGTGTAATGCACCCGCCGTCGAGAAGCTGCTGGCGAGGAAGGAGCTCGACGGCGATCTAGGGAAGGGTCGGGACGTGTGGCTCGCGCTCGGTCCAGCGATTGCCCAGGGGGAGTACGTCGTCGTCCACGACGCCGACGCGACGAGCTTTCGACCGGACCACGTCGTCCGGTTGCTCGAGCCGCTGGCGATGGGCTACGACTTCTCGAAGGGATACTACGCGCGCGTCGAAGACGGCCGACTCTACGGGCGGCTCTGTCGGCTCCTCTACGAGCCCCTCGTCGAGGCAGTGCGCGCCGACCACGACGACCCCGTCGTCGAGTACCTCGCCGCGTTTCGATACGCGCTGGCGGGCGAGTTCGCGGTGACGGCCGACCTCGCCAGCCGACTCCGGCCACCCCGGGCGTGGGGTCTCGAGGTGGCGACCCTCGGCGACGCGTTCGAGCACGCTAGCTTCGAGGGATCCGCGCAGGTCGATCTCGGTATCCACCGACACGACCACCGAAACGTCGACGGCGACGCTGGCCTTGAGGGGATGAGTCGAGACGTCGCCTCCTCGATCCTTCGCGTACTCGAGGCCAACGACGTCGACGTCGACTACGAGACCCTGGCGACGCGGTACCGCACGGTCGCCGACCGACTGATCGACCAGTACGCGGCCGACGCCGCGTTCAACGACCTCTCGTACGATCGAGACGGAGAACGAGAGCAGGTAACCCGCTACGCGAGGTCGCTCACCCCACCCAAAGGGGAACGACGGCTCCCGCCCTGGGCAGCGGCGCCCGTCGAGCCGGACGCGCTCGTCCAGGCGGCGACGCCGTGGACGCCTTCGGCCGCCTCGCTCGAGTCGACCACGCAAGACTAA
- a CDS encoding DUF7284 family protein: MTSAPGLLSSAPNLLPSVSGLLPSAPALESSTPDTELSTTDNIESAAAGTGARKRCIGDDRAVSTVLDVALCLVLMSAAVGVLGIYLAGDEDTGHTPETATHAVELLDSTTVSVEYTLEPALERAPEGAYGEPDDYTRSELTRVTHGPAAGVLADAALANVSLEDEPLTQEGHLFATAIEGPIASEFAVVDGDVAVAAHWTPYEGAPLEGRASIGPTPSPTADVSSVSMTVPSGFNFDRFDSADFGGDEDDIESEDGDDVVSSGKALIDRWSEAIRIY; encoded by the coding sequence GTGACGTCAGCGCCCGGCCTCTTGTCGTCAGCACCCAACCTCCTACCGTCAGTATCTGGCCTCTTGCCGTCAGCACCCGCCCTCGAGTCGTCCACACCCGATACCGAGCTATCCACGACCGATAACATCGAGTCAGCCGCAGCCGGTACCGGCGCCCGGAAGCGCTGCATCGGTGACGACCGAGCCGTCAGTACGGTCCTCGACGTCGCACTCTGTCTCGTGCTGATGAGCGCCGCCGTCGGCGTTCTCGGCATCTATCTCGCAGGTGACGAGGACACCGGTCACACCCCCGAAACGGCGACCCACGCGGTCGAACTGCTCGACTCGACGACAGTCAGCGTCGAATACACACTCGAACCGGCCCTCGAGCGCGCCCCCGAGGGCGCCTACGGCGAGCCGGATGACTACACCAGGAGCGAACTCACGCGCGTGACACACGGTCCGGCCGCCGGCGTTCTCGCGGACGCCGCACTCGCGAACGTGTCGCTCGAGGACGAACCACTCACGCAGGAAGGTCACCTCTTCGCGACGGCGATCGAGGGACCGATCGCCAGCGAGTTCGCGGTCGTCGACGGTGACGTCGCCGTGGCGGCCCACTGGACGCCCTACGAGGGGGCGCCGCTCGAGGGACGAGCGAGCATCGGCCCGACCCCGTCGCCGACGGCCGACGTGAGTAGCGTCTCGATGACCGTACCCAGCGGCTTCAATTTCGACCGCTTCGACTCCGCCGATTTCGGCGGAGACGAGGACGACATCGAGAGCGAGGACGGGGACGACGTCGTCTCGTCTGGGAAGGCATTGATCGACAGATGGAGTGAAGCTATAAGAATATATTAA
- a CDS encoding DHH family phosphoesterase: protein MVSESIESLRVIDPLVLSLGVVGLVALALGGWWVLRWFNRSPGNRLRRLLTKYDDVAVVMHPNPDPDAMASAMGVAAIAESVDTDATLYYPGEIRHQENRAFRTVLELELETVESASDIDSETVVLVDHNTPRGFTGAQMVEPLVVVDHHPGNGTGTTFTDVRTEYGAASTILVEYLEETGVDLVDSDDSGGGDVELTEELATGLLYGILSDTNHLTKGCSAADFQAASFLFRAIDEEKLDRIANPQVSDDVLQIKADAIQKKRIEGSFAICDVGEIGNVDAIPQAADELMHLEGVTAVVVYGEHDGTIHLSGRSRDDRVHMGEALRHAVSDIPMANAGGHARMGGGQVSVDHMNGIGPSDGVSKPEFEKRVFSAMAGERS, encoded by the coding sequence ATGGTCAGCGAGTCCATCGAGTCGTTACGGGTGATCGACCCGCTCGTCCTCTCGCTAGGAGTCGTCGGACTCGTGGCCCTCGCACTCGGTGGCTGGTGGGTTCTTCGCTGGTTCAACCGATCGCCGGGGAATCGGCTGCGACGGCTCCTCACGAAGTACGACGACGTGGCGGTCGTGATGCATCCGAACCCCGATCCGGACGCGATGGCCTCGGCGATGGGCGTTGCGGCGATCGCAGAGAGCGTCGACACCGACGCGACGCTCTACTATCCGGGCGAGATCCGCCACCAGGAGAATCGAGCGTTCCGAACCGTACTCGAACTCGAACTCGAGACCGTCGAGTCGGCCTCGGATATCGACTCCGAGACGGTCGTGCTGGTCGATCACAACACGCCGAGAGGGTTCACCGGCGCCCAGATGGTCGAACCGCTCGTCGTCGTCGATCACCACCCTGGAAACGGTACAGGAACGACGTTTACCGACGTGCGAACGGAGTACGGCGCCGCGTCGACGATCCTGGTCGAGTACCTTGAGGAGACCGGCGTCGACCTGGTCGATAGCGACGACTCCGGTGGCGGCGACGTGGAGTTGACCGAGGAACTGGCGACGGGGCTGCTCTACGGCATCCTCTCGGATACGAACCACCTCACGAAAGGTTGTTCGGCGGCCGACTTCCAGGCCGCGTCGTTTCTCTTTCGGGCCATCGACGAGGAGAAGCTAGACCGGATCGCGAACCCGCAGGTGAGCGACGACGTGCTCCAGATCAAGGCCGACGCGATCCAGAAAAAGCGCATCGAGGGATCGTTCGCCATCTGTGACGTCGGCGAGATCGGTAACGTCGACGCGATTCCCCAGGCCGCAGACGAGTTGATGCACCTGGAGGGCGTGACGGCGGTCGTCGTCTACGGCGAACACGACGGCACGATTCACCTCTCCGGTCGCTCTCGAGACGACCGCGTTCACATGGGCGAGGCCCTGCGCCACGCCGTCAGCGACATTCCGATGGCGAACGCGGGCGGTCACGCGCGCATGGGCGGCGGCCAGGTGTCGGTCGATCACATGAACGGCATCGGTCCCTCCGACGGCGTGAGCAAACCGGAGTTCGAAAAACGCGTCTTCTCGGCGATGGCGGGCGAGCGTTCCTGA
- a CDS encoding universal stress protein, producing the protein MRNRILVPVDGSDRAADALEFAFEEHPDATIVGLHVIDPADLYGAPGLEGGAMINYEEIHRQSKERGETLLENVAEKAADRGVDCETELVVGRVAHSIIDYAEEHSVDQIVIGSHGRRGASRILLGSVAETVARRSPVPVTIVR; encoded by the coding sequence ATGCGAAACCGAATCCTGGTTCCAGTCGACGGCTCCGACCGCGCGGCAGACGCCCTCGAGTTCGCCTTCGAAGAGCACCCCGACGCGACCATCGTCGGCCTCCACGTCATCGACCCGGCCGACCTCTACGGAGCGCCGGGTCTCGAGGGAGGCGCGATGATCAACTACGAGGAGATCCACCGACAGAGCAAGGAACGCGGCGAGACATTGCTCGAGAACGTCGCCGAGAAGGCGGCCGACCGCGGCGTCGACTGCGAGACCGAACTCGTCGTCGGTCGCGTCGCGCACTCGATCATCGACTACGCCGAGGAGCACTCGGTCGATCAGATCGTCATCGGGAGCCACGGTCGACGGGGTGCGAGTCGCATTCTCCTGGGGAGCGTCGCGGAGACGGTCGCTCGTCGGTCGCCGGTTCCCGTGACGATTGTTCGGTGA